One genomic segment of Clostridium estertheticum subsp. estertheticum includes these proteins:
- the prmA gene encoding 50S ribosomal protein L11 methyltransferase, with product MNKDWIEVTIITSTEAVEAVSAMLYNTGVEGVSILDPLDLIYRRDHTTDWDYFDESIIDTKSGVVIKGYYKKDQHFKKHLEEIKTGVNNLPSFGLDKGVGSVTAEKVNEEDWENNWKKYYKPLKVGEKIVIKPIWEDYNKNPGEIIVQLDPGMAFGTGSHETTRMCIKALERHVNADSTVFDIGTGSGILAITAAMLGAKKTVGVDLDPVAVDSAKQNVSYNDINNIEILYGDLLEVVKGKANIVIANIMADIIMFLTDQVKEVITKGGYFISSGIILCKKDEVINKLTKCGFTIEEINIEGEWVCIVAKL from the coding sequence ATGAATAAAGATTGGATTGAGGTAACTATAATAACAAGCACTGAAGCGGTTGAGGCAGTGTCAGCAATGTTATATAATACTGGAGTTGAGGGTGTATCTATTTTGGATCCTTTAGATTTGATTTATAGGCGAGATCATACTACGGATTGGGACTATTTTGATGAAAGTATTATTGATACAAAGAGTGGTGTTGTAATTAAGGGATATTATAAAAAAGATCAACACTTTAAAAAGCATTTAGAGGAAATTAAAACAGGGGTAAATAATTTACCTAGCTTTGGATTAGACAAGGGAGTAGGTTCTGTAACTGCGGAAAAGGTAAATGAGGAAGATTGGGAAAATAACTGGAAGAAGTATTATAAACCATTAAAGGTAGGAGAAAAAATAGTTATAAAACCTATATGGGAAGATTACAATAAAAATCCTGGCGAAATAATTGTGCAGTTAGATCCGGGTATGGCTTTCGGTACTGGTTCTCACGAGACTACCAGAATGTGTATAAAGGCACTAGAGAGGCATGTGAACGCTGATTCAACTGTTTTTGATATAGGTACAGGGTCTGGAATATTAGCTATCACAGCGGCCATGCTTGGTGCTAAGAAAACTGTAGGAGTTGATCTTGATCCAGTTGCAGTAGATTCTGCAAAGCAAAATGTTTCGTATAATGATATAAATAACATTGAGATATTATACGGAGACCTGCTCGAGGTTGTTAAAGGGAAGGCTAATATAGTTATAGCAAATATAATGGCTGATATAATTATGTTTTTGACAGATCAAGTTAAGGAAGTTATAACTAAGGGCGGATATTTTATATCTTCAGGAATAATTTTATGTAAAAAAGATGAAGTAATAAATAAGTTAACAAAGTGTGGTTTTACAATTGAGGAGATAAATATAGAGGGAGAATGGGTTTGCATAGTTGCAAAATTATAG
- the yqfC gene encoding sporulation protein YqfC: MDNKFYKTREIIASKLELPRDILLDLPKITILANNEINIENHKGIVIFEEEQIKINSNVGPISIYGRNFKILFIGGNTITLSGNFKSVVYESHE, from the coding sequence ATGGATAATAAATTTTATAAAACAAGAGAAATTATTGCGAGTAAGTTAGAATTGCCAAGGGATATCTTATTAGATTTACCTAAAATTACTATTTTGGCAAATAATGAAATAAATATAGAAAACCATAAAGGTATTGTAATATTTGAAGAAGAACAAATAAAAATAAATTCTAATGTGGGACCGATTTCGATATATGGTAGAAATTTTAAAATATTATTTATAGGAGGAAACACAATAACTTTAAGTGGTAATTTTAAGTCAGTTGTGTATGAAAGCCATGAATAA
- a CDS encoding HD family phosphohydrolase — translation MRNIRELIKLRKTKPYIIFIVTTIIMYSILVTALVPKKYTLTVGDIAKADIKAPREVENEQLTKSDIDKAIESVGKKTIKVPVNEKAIENIDKLFSTVSKLNAADVNKAGSVNNEDLDGKAALEKEKITSLKKSNPISNFTYENYQFLINLELKQANELEKFIKKTMTTINDITTINENKPEEITMAKGMIATTFINSNFPKNIREIGIAIANVEVRPNTIYDKASTDVAIKEAEKNVKPVIIKKDQIIIKEGEPITSEQMSLLESLGLLNSTNNFDWSLYLSLAALVCFVILLQWFYLYKYHPEIYYDTKKLIMLNILSIIAILLARVLGIISIFVIPLACVPMLMAILSNEEISIVLNIFNCILISVAVNFNFEITILALLNSIVGVILLKKMQQRNDILYSSLYIAMVNLVIYLSMGFLLSNSIIEVFKKAGLVYIASLVAGTLTIGLLPFFESIFDIVTTVKLLELSNPNHPLLKRLLLEAPGSYHHSVLVANLSEVAAEVVGANPVLARACAYYHDIGKIKRPYFFKENQLGNDNPHDKITPNLSTLIIISHVKDGLELAKEYKLPKVIQDVIVQHHGTTLVKYFYVTMKNSSENPDEIKEEDFRYNGPNPESKEAAIIMLADAVEAAVRSIPNSTKGKIEEMVNNLIKVRLNDGQLDNCDLTLKDLEKIRKSFLKVLSGIYHERIEYPLDKWEKDKSCENRRQVKEQKQV, via the coding sequence ATGAGAAATATTAGGGAACTTATAAAGCTAAGGAAAACAAAGCCTTATATCATTTTTATAGTTACGACGATTATAATGTATTCAATTTTAGTAACAGCTTTAGTTCCTAAAAAATACACTTTAACCGTTGGAGATATTGCAAAGGCGGATATAAAAGCGCCAAGAGAAGTTGAAAATGAACAATTAACAAAAAGTGATATAGATAAGGCGATAGAAAGTGTAGGGAAAAAAACAATAAAAGTCCCCGTTAATGAGAAGGCTATAGAAAATATAGATAAGTTATTTTCTACAGTAAGTAAGCTAAATGCTGCTGATGTTAATAAAGCAGGCTCAGTAAATAATGAAGATTTAGATGGTAAAGCAGCCTTAGAAAAGGAGAAAATAACATCACTAAAAAAAAGCAATCCAATTTCTAATTTTACTTATGAAAACTATCAGTTTTTAATAAATTTAGAACTTAAACAAGCTAATGAATTAGAAAAATTTATTAAAAAAACAATGACAACAATTAATGATATAACTACAATTAATGAAAACAAGCCTGAAGAAATTACCATGGCAAAGGGAATGATAGCAACAACTTTTATAAACTCGAATTTCCCTAAGAATATAAGAGAAATAGGAATAGCTATTGCAAATGTAGAAGTTCGACCTAATACAATATATGATAAGGCAAGTACGGATGTTGCCATCAAAGAAGCTGAAAAGAATGTTAAACCAGTTATAATTAAGAAAGATCAAATTATAATAAAAGAGGGGGAACCAATAACATCTGAGCAGATGTCACTACTCGAATCATTAGGCCTCCTAAATAGCACTAATAATTTTGATTGGTCATTATACTTAAGTTTAGCTGCACTTGTTTGTTTTGTAATCTTGCTACAATGGTTCTATTTATACAAGTACCATCCAGAGATTTATTATGATACGAAAAAATTAATTATGCTTAATATTCTTAGCATAATTGCAATATTGCTAGCAAGGGTTCTTGGGATAATTTCTATATTCGTAATTCCACTAGCTTGCGTACCTATGCTTATGGCCATTTTGAGCAATGAGGAAATATCCATAGTCTTAAATATTTTTAACTGTATTCTAATTAGTGTTGCAGTTAATTTTAATTTTGAAATTACAATACTCGCTTTACTAAACTCTATTGTAGGGGTTATTTTACTTAAGAAAATGCAGCAAAGAAACGATATATTATATTCATCTTTATATATTGCAATGGTGAATTTAGTTATATATCTTTCTATGGGATTTTTGCTTAGTAATAGTATAATAGAGGTATTTAAAAAAGCAGGATTGGTTTATATAGCAAGTTTAGTAGCCGGAACACTTACTATAGGACTTTTACCATTTTTCGAAAGCATTTTTGATATAGTAACTACGGTAAAACTTTTAGAACTATCTAATCCGAATCACCCTCTATTAAAGAGGTTACTTTTAGAGGCACCAGGCAGTTATCATCATTCGGTACTGGTAGCTAATTTATCAGAGGTTGCAGCGGAAGTAGTTGGAGCAAATCCTGTTCTAGCAAGGGCTTGCGCATATTATCATGATATTGGCAAGATAAAGAGACCTTATTTCTTTAAGGAAAATCAATTGGGAAATGATAATCCACATGATAAAATAACTCCAAATTTAAGCACACTTATAATTATTTCACATGTAAAAGATGGACTTGAACTTGCCAAAGAATATAAATTACCTAAGGTTATTCAAGATGTTATAGTACAACATCATGGTACAACTTTGGTTAAGTATTTTTATGTAACTATGAAAAATTCTAGTGAAAATCCAGATGAAATTAAAGAAGAAGATTTTAGATACAATGGGCCTAATCCGGAGAGTAAAGAAGCAGCAATTATAATGCTTGCAGATGCAGTTGAAGCAGCCGTGAGATCAATTCCAAATTCCACTAAAGGTAAAATAGAGGAAATGGTTAATAATTTAATAAAAGTTAGGCTTAATGATGGACAATTAGATAATTGTGATTTAACTTTAAAAGATTTAGAAAAGATAAGAAAATCATTTTTAAAAGTGCTTTCAGGGATATATCATGAGAGAATAGAGTACCCACTAGATAAATGGGAAAAGGATAAGTCTTGCGAGAATAGAAGGCAAGTAAAGGAGCAAAAACAAGTATGA
- the yqfD gene encoding sporulation protein YqfD, with protein sequence MNNFKKYKKGVVTMEIQSLIPEKFINLLWKNGVVVKNIRKINITTVILEVKLSDYGEISKVAKRTGTRVKIVGRSGMSFFLIKLRSRVALLIGIILFGSIIYYLSTFVWNIEINTENYISPYELRNQIKGFGVIPGMRKKNIDVYDIESKILRSNDEIMWVKARIDGIKLKVDVIERQSPPVIVSNKTPCNLIASKDGIVSRVYTTDGTAIVKDGDSVQKGDILVNGEQGKEGSVYPVHAKGEVIARTFYEQINEVPITKETRVKTGNIISNFYIKLGNKKVYLKNSLNPYKTYDKIENNNKFVHKETYYEVKVENIPANVTKTQDEIYSNILRKLDKSVRIINKIESVKKENDKYSIRVLVLAEENIATEASIVPEKNSESQKKSQ encoded by the coding sequence ATGAATAATTTTAAAAAATATAAAAAAGGTGTCGTCACAATGGAAATTCAATCATTAATTCCAGAAAAATTTATTAATTTATTATGGAAAAATGGTGTTGTAGTAAAAAACATACGAAAGATTAACATAACAACTGTTATTTTAGAAGTAAAACTAAGTGATTATGGTGAAATTAGTAAAGTGGCAAAACGAACAGGTACAAGAGTTAAAATTGTAGGAAGAAGTGGAATGTCGTTTTTTTTAATAAAATTAAGGAGCAGAGTAGCTCTTTTAATTGGAATAATTTTATTTGGCAGTATAATATATTATTTATCTACATTTGTATGGAATATAGAAATTAATACAGAAAATTACATAAGTCCATATGAACTCAGAAATCAAATCAAAGGATTTGGAGTAATACCTGGAATGAGGAAGAAGAACATAGATGTTTATGATATTGAAAGCAAAATTTTAAGAAGTAATGATGAAATAATGTGGGTAAAAGCAAGAATTGACGGCATTAAGCTAAAAGTTGATGTAATAGAAAGACAGTCTCCACCTGTCATAGTTAGCAATAAAACCCCTTGCAATTTAATAGCGAGTAAAGATGGCATAGTATCTAGGGTATACACGACGGATGGTACAGCCATTGTGAAAGATGGAGATTCGGTGCAAAAGGGTGATATATTAGTTAATGGTGAGCAAGGAAAGGAAGGGAGTGTTTATCCTGTACACGCGAAAGGTGAAGTTATAGCAAGAACTTTTTATGAGCAGATTAACGAAGTACCAATAACCAAAGAGACAAGAGTGAAAACAGGGAACATTATTAGTAATTTTTACATTAAATTAGGAAATAAAAAAGTTTATCTTAAAAATAGCTTAAATCCATATAAGACTTATGATAAAATAGAAAATAACAATAAGTTTGTGCACAAAGAAACATATTATGAAGTTAAAGTGGAAAATATACCTGCGAATGTTACTAAAACACAAGATGAAATATATTCTAATATTTTGAGAAAGTTAGATAAAAGTGTAAGGATTATAAATAAAATAGAAAGTGTAAAAAAAGAAAATGATAAATATTCGATAAGAGTATTGGTTCTTGCTGAAGAAAATATTGCAACGGAAGCAAGTATAGTACCTGAAAAAAATAGTGAATCTCAAAAAAAATCACAATAA
- the dnaJ gene encoding molecular chaperone DnaJ: MANKDYYETLGVGKDASEEDIKKAFKKGALKYHPDRNPDNKEAEDKFKEMNEAYQVLSNAEKRSRYDQYGTADENGAGYGGSSDFSGFGGFGDIFGDIFGGGFSSRNQNGPKKGADLEYNINLTFEEGVFGVEKDVSITRNEKCGDCSGSGAKAGTTPKTCDKCGGNGQIKVQRNTAFGSFASMSTCDKCGGSGKIISEPCKTCHGSGKQRKNRKIKVNIPGGVDTGNVMPLRGQGEQGEKGGPAGDLYINIRVAPHKTFKRKGIDIHIESHISFGYASMGTEIKVPTVDGDVKYKVPGGTQSGTVFRLKGKGIPRVNGHGRGDQYVKVIVDIPKSLNDKQKEALKLFMQASGESIENFEENKKSFVDKILGK; this comes from the coding sequence ATGGCAAATAAAGATTATTATGAAACACTTGGCGTAGGTAAAGATGCCAGTGAAGAAGATATTAAGAAAGCTTTTAAAAAAGGTGCGTTAAAGTACCATCCAGATAGAAATCCAGATAATAAAGAAGCTGAAGATAAATTCAAAGAAATGAATGAAGCATACCAAGTTCTCTCTAATGCAGAAAAAAGATCTAGATATGATCAATATGGTACAGCTGATGAGAATGGAGCAGGATATGGTGGTAGCTCTGACTTCTCTGGTTTTGGTGGTTTTGGAGATATATTTGGAGATATATTTGGAGGCGGATTCTCGTCAAGAAATCAGAATGGTCCTAAAAAAGGTGCGGATTTAGAATATAACATAAATCTAACTTTTGAAGAGGGTGTATTTGGTGTAGAAAAAGATGTATCAATCACAAGAAACGAAAAATGTGGAGATTGTAGCGGTAGTGGTGCTAAAGCTGGTACAACACCTAAAACTTGTGATAAATGTGGTGGAAATGGGCAGATAAAAGTTCAAAGAAATACTGCATTTGGAAGTTTTGCTAGCATGAGCACTTGTGATAAGTGTGGAGGCAGTGGCAAGATAATTTCTGAACCATGTAAAACTTGTCATGGCTCTGGAAAACAGAGAAAAAACAGAAAAATTAAAGTTAATATTCCGGGTGGAGTTGACACCGGAAATGTTATGCCACTAAGAGGCCAAGGAGAACAGGGTGAAAAGGGCGGACCAGCAGGAGATTTATATATAAATATCAGAGTAGCTCCTCATAAAACTTTTAAGAGAAAGGGAATTGATATTCATATAGAATCACATATAAGCTTTGGTTATGCATCCATGGGTACTGAAATTAAAGTGCCAACAGTAGATGGGGATGTTAAATACAAAGTTCCTGGTGGAACACAATCTGGCACTGTATTTAGGCTTAAGGGCAAGGGAATACCTAGAGTAAACGGACATGGAAGAGGAGATCAATACGTAAAAGTTATTGTTGATATTCCAAAATCTTTGAACGATAAACAAAAGGAAGCACTTAAACTATTTATGCAGGCTAGTGGTGAGAGTATAGAAAATTTTGAAGAAAATAAAAAGTCTTTTGTAGATAAAATATTAGGTAAATAA
- a CDS encoding HIT domain-containing protein, with product MLYEDDKVIVIKDISPQAPIHAIIIPKQHIDNLNCLTKDQSEIVGHIFMVATKVVQTLGIAKSGYRIVSNCGEQGGQTVQHIHFHLLGGRLLEWPPG from the coding sequence ATGTTATATGAAGATGACAAAGTTATAGTTATTAAAGATATAAGTCCTCAGGCTCCCATACATGCTATAATTATTCCAAAGCAGCATATAGATAATTTAAATTGTTTAACAAAAGATCAATCAGAAATAGTAGGTCATATATTTATGGTTGCAACTAAGGTTGTACAGACTTTAGGGATTGCAAAGTCTGGATATAGAATTGTATCTAATTGTGGGGAGCAAGGGGGTCAAACCGTTCAACATATACATTTTCATTTGCTCGGTGGAAGATTACTTGAGTGGCCACCTGGTTAA
- a CDS encoding 16S rRNA (uracil(1498)-N(3))-methyltransferase, with product MHKFFVPKSSIDANKAIIEGEDVKHIYKVLRLQVGEKVSINNSCGKEYIGEITYIDKKVVNINILKENPINNESPIEVYLFQGMPKSTKMDLIVQKNTELGVKSITPIITKRVELKTEIMEFKKDKEIDKKIIRWNRIALEASKQSKRSLIPVINEPIEFENLLLELKAMDLVVVPYENEEGYGMKKLIEDIDKETINKVAIIIGPEGGFEEFEISKLKQIGSKIITLGPRILRTETAGFTCLSLIMYEFGDLGGSVK from the coding sequence ATGCATAAATTTTTTGTGCCCAAAAGCAGTATAGATGCGAATAAAGCTATTATAGAAGGCGAAGATGTAAAACATATATATAAGGTATTAAGGCTTCAGGTTGGAGAAAAGGTAAGTATAAACAACTCTTGCGGCAAGGAATACATAGGTGAGATAACTTATATAGACAAGAAAGTTGTAAATATAAATATTCTTAAAGAAAATCCTATAAACAATGAAAGTCCTATTGAAGTATATTTATTTCAAGGTATGCCTAAATCTACAAAAATGGATTTAATAGTTCAAAAGAATACGGAACTTGGTGTTAAGTCAATAACCCCTATAATTACGAAAAGGGTAGAACTTAAAACTGAAATAATGGAATTTAAAAAAGATAAAGAAATTGATAAAAAGATAATTAGATGGAATAGGATAGCCCTTGAAGCTTCTAAGCAAAGCAAAAGAAGTTTAATACCTGTGATTAATGAGCCTATAGAGTTTGAAAATTTACTTTTAGAGTTAAAAGCTATGGATTTAGTGGTGGTTCCATATGAGAATGAAGAGGGCTACGGCATGAAAAAATTAATCGAAGACATAGACAAAGAGACTATTAATAAAGTTGCAATTATCATAGGACCTGAGGGTGGATTTGAGGAATTTGAAATATCAAAACTTAAACAGATAGGATCAAAAATAATTACTTTAGGACCGCGAATACTTAGAACTGAAACAGCAGGGTTTACTTGTTTAAGCTTAATAATGTATGAATTTGGTGATCTTGGGGGAAGTGTAAAATAA
- the rpsU gene encoding 30S ribosomal protein S21, with protein MSEIKVGTDETIENALRRFKKKCARSGVLGEVRKREHYEKPSVKKKLKSEAARKRKFK; from the coding sequence ATGTCAGAAATTAAAGTTGGAACAGACGAGACAATTGAGAATGCTTTAAGAAGGTTTAAGAAAAAGTGTGCAAGAAGTGGAGTGCTCGGAGAAGTAAGAAAAAGAGAACACTACGAAAAACCAAGCGTTAAAAAGAAATTGAAATCAGAAGCTGCAAGAAAAAGAAAGTTTAAATAG
- the dnaK gene encoding molecular chaperone DnaK — translation MGKIIGIDLGTTNSCVAVMEGGEPVVISNSEGARTTPSVVSFQANGERLVGQVAKRQAITNPDKTIMSIKREMGTDHKVDVDGKTHTPQEISAYILQKIKADAEAYLGEAVTEAVITVPAYFNDSQRQATKDAGKIAGLEVKRIINEPTAAALAYGLDKMDVNQKILVYDLGGGTFDVSILELGDGLFEVKSTNGNTKLGGDDFDEKVMNHIADTFKADNGIDLRNDKMALQRLKEAAEKAKIELSSSTQTNINLPFITADATGPKHIDMNLTRAKFNELTHDLVQSTIEPMKKAIADAGLSLNEIDKIVLVGGSTRTPAVQDAVKEFTGKEPSKGVNPDECVALGAAIQAGVLSGEVKDVLLLDVTPLTLGIETLGGIATPLIERNTTIPAKKSQTFSTAADGQTSVEINIVQGERQMAASNKSLGRVTLSGIAAAPRGIPQIEVTFDIDANGIVNVSAKDKGTGKEAKITITASTNLSDDEIDKAVKEAEKFAGEDKKRKEEIEIKNNAEQLVYQTEKSLTDLGEKVSEEDKKDIEAKLEALKKIKDGDDTEATKKSTEELTEAFYAVTTKIYQAEAETAKAGEAGQGADNAGNAEHDDNVVDADYKVEEDKKEEDKK, via the coding sequence ATGGGAAAAATTATAGGAATAGATTTAGGTACAACAAATTCATGTGTAGCAGTTATGGAGGGTGGAGAGCCCGTAGTAATTTCTAATTCAGAAGGTGCAAGAACTACACCATCTGTAGTATCATTTCAAGCTAATGGAGAAAGACTAGTAGGTCAAGTAGCTAAAAGACAAGCAATTACAAACCCAGATAAAACAATAATGTCAATTAAAAGAGAAATGGGTACTGATCATAAAGTAGATGTTGATGGAAAAACACATACACCACAAGAAATTTCAGCATATATTTTACAAAAAATAAAAGCTGATGCTGAGGCTTATTTAGGAGAAGCAGTTACAGAAGCAGTTATAACTGTACCTGCATACTTCAATGATAGCCAAAGACAAGCAACAAAAGATGCAGGAAAAATAGCTGGACTTGAAGTTAAGAGAATAATAAATGAGCCAACAGCTGCAGCATTAGCCTATGGACTAGACAAAATGGACGTTAACCAAAAGATATTAGTATATGATTTAGGTGGCGGTACATTTGATGTATCTATATTAGAACTTGGTGATGGATTATTCGAAGTTAAATCAACTAACGGAAACACTAAACTTGGTGGAGATGACTTTGACGAAAAAGTTATGAATCATATTGCAGATACTTTTAAAGCAGATAATGGAATAGATTTAAGAAATGATAAAATGGCACTTCAAAGACTTAAAGAAGCTGCTGAAAAAGCAAAAATAGAATTATCATCTTCAACACAAACAAATATTAATCTACCATTTATTACAGCTGATGCAACAGGCCCTAAGCATATAGATATGAATTTGACAAGAGCTAAATTTAATGAATTAACTCATGATTTAGTTCAATCTACAATAGAACCAATGAAAAAAGCAATTGCAGATGCAGGTTTATCTCTTAATGAAATAGATAAAATTGTACTTGTAGGTGGTTCAACAAGAACACCAGCAGTTCAAGATGCAGTTAAAGAATTTACTGGTAAAGAACCTTCAAAAGGAGTAAATCCAGATGAATGTGTTGCACTTGGTGCAGCAATCCAAGCGGGAGTATTAAGTGGAGAAGTTAAAGATGTATTACTTCTTGATGTAACTCCATTAACTCTTGGAATTGAAACATTAGGTGGAATAGCTACTCCTCTAATAGAGAGAAATACTACAATTCCAGCTAAGAAGAGTCAAACATTCTCAACAGCTGCAGATGGCCAAACATCAGTTGAAATTAATATTGTTCAAGGTGAACGTCAAATGGCTGCAAGTAATAAATCTTTAGGAAGAGTTACTTTATCCGGAATTGCAGCAGCACCAAGAGGCATTCCACAAATAGAGGTTACTTTTGATATAGATGCTAATGGTATTGTTAATGTATCAGCTAAAGATAAAGGAACAGGAAAAGAAGCTAAAATAACAATTACAGCATCAACTAATTTAAGTGATGATGAAATTGATAAAGCAGTAAAAGAAGCAGAGAAATTTGCAGGAGAAGATAAAAAGAGAAAAGAAGAAATAGAAATTAAAAATAATGCAGAACAGTTAGTATACCAAACTGAAAAAAGCTTAACTGACCTGGGCGAGAAAGTATCAGAGGAAGATAAGAAAGATATTGAAGCTAAATTAGAAGCTCTTAAAAAGATTAAAGATGGAGACGATACTGAAGCTACAAAGAAATCTACGGAAGAATTAACTGAAGCATTTTATGCAGTAACTACAAAAATATATCAAGCAGAAGCAGAAACAGCAAAAGCTGGAGAAGCTGGTCAAGGCGCAGATAATGCTGGAAATGCTGAGCATGACGACAATGTAGTAGATGCTGATTATAAAGTAGAAGAAGATAAAAAAGAAGAAGATAAGAAATAA
- the hrcA gene encoding heat-inducible transcriptional repressor HrcA yields MEMDERKIKILQAIITDYINNGEPVGSRTIAKKYDLGISSATIRNEMSDLEEMGYIEHIHTSSGRKPSDKGYRLYVDRLMELTKLSSEEEYMIKNHLINAALYEVDKIVKQATQMLSLLTNLTSIVKAPSVQKSCIKYIQLMNLDFISILFVIITDSGIIKNNVIKVSKPIGIATIEKLTNILNFRLGRLTIEQINLEVINNLKSDLASYEEIFAGIIPALYDSLSGVESSEVYIQGAANIFNYPEYNNITKAREFLVLVDNKESINSLLGTYDNISNITIKIGGENFVECARECSIITAVYSASGVPLGSIGVIGPTRIPYGKVISVLTGVVKELNDNIAQIYDDHK; encoded by the coding sequence ATGGAAATGGATGAAAGAAAAATTAAAATACTTCAGGCTATAATAACAGATTATATAAATAATGGTGAGCCTGTAGGGTCCAGAACCATAGCTAAAAAGTATGATTTAGGTATTAGTTCGGCTACAATAAGAAATGAAATGTCAGACCTGGAAGAAATGGGATATATTGAACATATACATACCTCATCTGGTAGAAAACCATCAGATAAAGGTTATAGGTTATATGTTGATAGACTTATGGAACTTACAAAGTTATCTTCTGAGGAAGAATATATGATTAAAAATCATCTTATTAATGCTGCATTATATGAGGTTGATAAAATTGTTAAGCAAGCAACACAAATGCTTTCTCTTCTTACAAATCTTACATCTATAGTGAAAGCACCTTCTGTTCAAAAAAGCTGTATAAAATATATTCAGCTAATGAATTTAGATTTTATAAGCATTTTGTTTGTAATTATTACAGATAGTGGTATTATCAAAAACAATGTTATAAAAGTTAGTAAGCCAATTGGCATTGCAACTATAGAAAAACTTACTAATATACTTAACTTTAGATTAGGAAGACTTACAATAGAACAGATAAACTTAGAAGTTATCAATAATCTAAAAAGCGATTTAGCTTCTTATGAAGAAATATTTGCAGGTATTATTCCAGCATTATATGATAGTTTATCTGGGGTTGAGTCTTCGGAAGTTTATATTCAAGGCGCTGCTAATATATTTAATTACCCAGAATATAATAATATAACTAAAGCTCGAGAGTTCTTAGTATTGGTAGACAATAAAGAGAGTATAAATAGCTTACTAGGTACTTACGACAATATTTCTAATATTACAATTAAAATTGGTGGGGAAAATTTTGTTGAGTGTGCAAGGGAGTGTAGTATTATAACAGCAGTTTATAGCGCTTCTGGAGTACCGCTTGGATCCATTGGAGTTATAGGGCCAACAAGAATTCCCTATGGAAAAGTTATATCAGTATTAACGGGAGTAGTTAAAGAATTAAATGATAATATAGCTCAAATTTATGATGATCATAAATAA
- the grpE gene encoding nucleotide exchange factor GrpE — MNTNNEEILDEENTKFSNEDSSLAGNANEVKESKKETEDTLDKTLEEAEVLEDAEIVEEDEEVEELLESDKEKDMRKSKKKLEAENKNLQDNLDSFKDKLLRTTAEYENFRKRTIKEKQNIYTDACADVLKEILPVLDNLERALSVEGGGDELRTGVENTVKLFNAAFKKLGIEELSSTGEFDPNFHNAVMHVEDEQYGVNQIVEVLQKGYKKQEKVLRHSMVKVAN; from the coding sequence GTGAATACGAATAATGAAGAAATATTAGACGAAGAAAACACAAAGTTTTCAAATGAAGATTCCAGTTTAGCAGGTAATGCTAACGAAGTTAAGGAAAGTAAAAAAGAGACTGAGGATACCTTAGATAAAACATTAGAAGAAGCTGAAGTATTAGAAGATGCTGAAATAGTAGAGGAAGATGAAGAAGTTGAAGAACTTTTAGAAAGTGATAAAGAGAAAGATATGAGAAAAAGTAAAAAGAAACTAGAAGCGGAAAACAAAAATTTACAAGATAATTTGGATTCTTTTAAGGATAAACTTTTAAGAACAACTGCAGAGTATGAAAACTTTAGAAAAAGAACAATAAAAGAAAAACAAAACATATACACAGATGCTTGTGCAGATGTTTTAAAAGAAATTCTACCAGTACTCGATAACTTAGAAAGAGCTCTTTCGGTTGAAGGTGGTGGGGATGAACTAAGAACTGGTGTAGAAAATACAGTTAAATTATTTAATGCTGCATTTAAAAAACTAGGCATTGAAGAATTATCTTCAACAGGCGAATTTGATCCTAACTTCCACAATGCAGTAATGCATGTAGAAGATGAACAATATGGAGTAAATCAAATAGTCGAAGTATTACAAAAGGGATATAAAAAACAAGAAAAGGTATTAAGACATAGCATGGTTAAGGTTGCAAATTAA